TCCGCCATGTCGGTCGCAGCACTGCGCTGGGCCGCCCGGATTGCTCCGGCCCTGGACGCCACCATTACGGCCGTTGCGGCCTGGCACTTCCCGGTTGATACGGGATTCGGCTGGTCCACCCCGTCGGACTGGGACCCCGAGGCAGGCGCCAGGGAGGTCCTCAAGGAAGCGCTCTCTGCTGCCTTCGGCGATAAGCCCCCTCAAGGACTCACCCAGCGGACGGTCATGGGGCATGCGGCCTACGTCCTGATCGAGGAAAGCCGCAGCGCCCGGATGCTTGTTGTGGGTTCCCGCGGCCACGGCGGCTTTGCCGGACTCTTGCTGGGGTCGGTCAGTTCGGCCTGCGCGGAACATGCCCAGTGTCCCGTGATGGTGGTTCACGGGGCCGACCCGCAAGATGGCGCGCCCTCCTGAGGCCAGCGCCCTCCTGAGGCAAGCGCCCTCCTGGGGCCGGCGCCGGCCCGTCATCCGCCGAGGCCGGGACCGCCGTCGAAAATTGGTCGTTGACAGCATCGGAGTAACGCGCGTAACCTAAATCACACGCTCGAAGTAACGCGCGTTAGTAAATAGGTTTCAGCTGACCATGGTGGCCAGCGCTGGCAAGACTTTCGGAGCATTCAATGGCGAAGAGCACACAGGCAGCGGCGTCGGGTCCGGCCGCACCGGCCCGGTCGGCCCCTGCCGTCCCCAAAGCCGCTCCCGCACACCGGGGCGTCACCATGGCGGACGTGGCCAAGGCCGCCGGCGTGTCCCGAACCGCGGTTTCCTTCGTCCTGAGCAACCGCGAGAACGCCAGCATTTCGGAAGAGACCAAGCACCGCATCCTCGAAGCGGTCCAGACCCTCGGCTACCGGCCTAACGCGGGTGCACGTGCCCTCGCGTCGCAGCGCAGCGACTGGTATGGCATCGTCACAGAGATCGTCACGGCACCGTTCGCCGTCGACATCATCAAGGGCGCGCAGGACCAGGCCTGGCTGTCCCGCCGGTTCTTGCTCATCGCGCCCTCCGACCAGGCCGATGCAACAGGACCAAACCAGGGCATGGAAGACGCGGCCGTTGAAAAGCTACTGGAACAAAGAGTGGAAGGACTTCTCTACGCAGCCACGTACCACCGGGCCGTGCACGTTCCCAAAAGCGCCAACGAGGTGCCCACTGTCCTGATCAACTGCTTCGACGCGGACGGGAAGCTGCCCTCGGTCGTCCCTGACGAGCGGGCCGGGGGCCGCGTCGCCGTCGAGCGTTTGCTGCAAGCGGGCCACACCAGAATCGGTGTCATCAACCTGGATCCGGACATTCCCGCCGCCGTCGGCCGTTTGGAGGGGTGCCGCGAAGCACTGGCCGAAGCAGGGCTGGAGCTGGATCCTGAACTCGTCGTCTCGGGACACGCAACGGCGGATGGCGGCTACGAGGCCGCCTGCGAAATTCTTGATAAATATCAGGCCGGGGCAGGCAGGCCAACTGCCCTGTTCTGCCTCAACGACCGGATGGCTATGGGCGCTTACGACGCCATCAAGGAGCGCGGGCTCGCCATCCCCCAAGACATCGCCGTGATCGGCTTCGACAACCAGGAACTCATTGCGGCCTACCTCAGGCCCAAGCTGACCACGGTTGCGTTGCCCTTCGAGGAGATGGGTGCGCTGGGTGTCCAGACACTCGCAAGCCTTACAGCCGGACAGCCGATCACTGCACATCAGCAAATGGTCGACTGTCCGCTGCTAGAACGCTATTCAGTCTGACGGCAAATCAACTACTGA
Above is a window of Arthrobacter sp. FB24 DNA encoding:
- a CDS encoding universal stress protein; amino-acid sequence: MGPSQSQEKPRIVVGVDGSAMSVAALRWAARIAPALDATITAVAAWHFPVDTGFGWSTPSDWDPEAGAREVLKEALSAAFGDKPPQGLTQRTVMGHAAYVLIEESRSARMLVVGSRGHGGFAGLLLGSVSSACAEHAQCPVMVVHGADPQDGAPS
- a CDS encoding LacI family DNA-binding transcriptional regulator, with protein sequence MADVAKAAGVSRTAVSFVLSNRENASISEETKHRILEAVQTLGYRPNAGARALASQRSDWYGIVTEIVTAPFAVDIIKGAQDQAWLSRRFLLIAPSDQADATGPNQGMEDAAVEKLLEQRVEGLLYAATYHRAVHVPKSANEVPTVLINCFDADGKLPSVVPDERAGGRVAVERLLQAGHTRIGVINLDPDIPAAVGRLEGCREALAEAGLELDPELVVSGHATADGGYEAACEILDKYQAGAGRPTALFCLNDRMAMGAYDAIKERGLAIPQDIAVIGFDNQELIAAYLRPKLTTVALPFEEMGALGVQTLASLTAGQPITAHQQMVDCPLLERYSV